One genomic region from Prunus persica cultivar Lovell chromosome G3, Prunus_persica_NCBIv2, whole genome shotgun sequence encodes:
- the LOC109948146 gene encoding uncharacterized protein LOC109948146 encodes MSTERSSFIQPSIPRFDGHYDHWSMLMENFLRYKEYWSLGENGITAYAGGTVLIEAQLKTLKDQKLKDSKAKKYLFQAIDRAILEIILKKDTAKDIWDSLKKKYQGTARVKRAQLQALRKEFEMFQMKNGETVTNYFARTLTVASKMRIHGDKMEDVTVIEKILRSMTPKYNYDVYSIEESKDINALSIDEVQSSLLYECPQKEKEYKANVAETEEQMLLMAYVEDEGD; translated from the exons ATGTCAACTGAAAGAAGTAGCTTTATTCAACCATCAATCCCACGCTTCGATGGTCACTATGACCATTGGAGTATGTTAATGGAGAATTTTTTGAGATATAAAGAATACTGGAGTCTCGGGGAGAATGGAATCACAGCATATGCAGGAGGAACGGTGTTGATAGAAGCTCAACTCAAAACCTTAAAAGATCAAAAGCTCAAAGACTCAAAGGCCAAGAAATACTTGTTTCAAGCCATTGATCGAGCTATTTTGGAGATAATTCTGAAGAAGGACACGGCAAAGGATATCTGGGATTCCTTGAAGAAAAAGTATCAAGGCACGGCTAGAGTCAAACGTGCACAACTGCAAGCTCTTCGCAAAGAGTTCGAGATGTTTCAAATGAAGAATGGAGAAACAGTCACTAACTATTTTGCTCGAACATTAACTGTTGCAAGTAAAATGAGGATACATGGAGATAAAATGGAAGATGTAACTGTGATTGAGAAGATTCTCAGGTCTATGACACCTAAGTATAACTATGATGTATATTCAATTGAAGAGTCAAAGGATATTAATGCCCTTTCAATTGATGAAGTGCAAAGTAGTCTGCTG TATGAATGTCCTCAGAAGGAGAAGGAGTACAAGGCTAATGTGGCAGAGACTGAGGAACAAATGTTGCTGATGGCATATGTTGAAGATGAAGGTGATTAA